Proteins encoded together in one Blastocatellia bacterium window:
- a CDS encoding ABC transporter permease: METLSQDLRYGVRMLVKHPGFTMVAVIALALGIGANTAIFSVINTVLLRPLPFNEPERLVNVWESRPDRGIKQMPASYPNFADWRDQADVFEQVAAFDSDSVTLTGDDNPARLVGAVVSADLFPLLGAQATIGRTFSRDDDKNGAPLTVILSHNLWKQRFNADPNIVGTVLTLNSKNYTVIGVMPAGFQFPLQNDPVQLWTTYANQLTPTDGDTIAEERGAHFLQVIARLKPGVSLEQARSTMDTIAARLSEKYPDSNTGFGATVNPTHEDMVGDVRPALLILMGAVGCVLLIACTNVASLLLARATTRHKEMAIRAALGASRLRVIRQLLTESVVLAVAGGALGLLIALWGTDALVSASGDQLLRTTHIGLDARVLGFTLLISIITGVLFGLAPAIHSSKTDLNESLKEGARGSSEGGRRMSLRGALVTVEVAIAVVLLVAAGLLIQSLWRLQGVDAGINPHNVMTFQLGVPEVKYGAEKQAEFFRQLQARLAALPGVEAASAVTPLPLSNSNMSISFETEGRPLPAGQRPSSAYRAVSLDYFRAMGIRLVQGRDFNERDGYKATPVIIVNEEFVNKYFPGEDPIGKRLRPGISVDSRGLQWREIIGVVGNVRHRALNRDFTPEYYIPESQIPFDSMTLVVKTAGDPRGIVSAVREEVRNMDKDLPLYNIRTMEDYLSASVAQPRLIALLLMIFAGLALLLTAIGLYGVMSYSVAQRTHEIGIRMALGARPRDVLRLVVGQGMILAGAGVAIGLGIAFVATRVMASLLFGIGAKDPLTFAAIAVIIVGVALAACFIPARRATRVDPMIALRYE; encoded by the coding sequence ATGGAAACATTGTCACAAGACTTAAGATATGGCGTGCGGATGCTCGTCAAACATCCGGGCTTTACGATGGTGGCTGTCATCGCGCTGGCCTTAGGGATTGGCGCGAACACGGCGATCTTTTCGGTCATCAATACCGTGTTGTTGCGCCCGCTGCCCTTTAACGAGCCGGAGCGGCTGGTCAACGTCTGGGAATCGCGACCCGACCGCGGTATCAAGCAGATGCCCGCTTCTTATCCGAACTTCGCCGACTGGCGCGATCAAGCCGACGTGTTTGAACAAGTCGCGGCTTTTGACTCGGACTCGGTCACGCTCACGGGCGACGACAACCCGGCGCGCTTAGTGGGTGCGGTGGTCTCGGCTGACCTCTTTCCGCTGCTCGGCGCGCAGGCCACCATCGGGCGCACCTTCAGCCGCGACGACGACAAGAACGGCGCGCCGCTCACCGTCATTCTCAGCCACAATCTGTGGAAGCAACGCTTCAATGCCGACCCCAACATCGTCGGCACCGTCCTGACGCTCAACAGCAAAAACTATACGGTGATCGGCGTCATGCCCGCGGGCTTTCAGTTCCCTTTGCAGAATGACCCGGTCCAGTTGTGGACGACCTACGCCAATCAATTGACGCCGACCGATGGCGACACCATCGCCGAAGAGCGCGGCGCTCACTTCCTCCAGGTGATCGCGCGGCTCAAGCCCGGCGTTTCGCTCGAACAGGCGCGGTCTACGATGGACACGATTGCCGCACGGCTCAGCGAAAAATACCCGGACTCCAACACCGGCTTTGGCGCGACGGTCAACCCGACGCATGAAGACATGGTCGGCGACGTGCGGCCGGCGCTGTTGATCTTGATGGGCGCGGTCGGCTGCGTGCTGCTGATTGCCTGCACCAACGTCGCGAGCCTGTTGCTGGCCCGCGCCACGACGCGCCACAAAGAGATGGCCATACGTGCGGCGCTCGGTGCCAGTCGGCTGCGCGTCATCCGCCAGTTGCTCACCGAAAGCGTCGTGCTGGCGGTGGCCGGCGGCGCGCTCGGATTGTTGATCGCGCTGTGGGGCACGGACGCATTGGTCAGCGCCAGCGGCGATCAACTGCTGCGCACCACACACATCGGCCTGGACGCGCGCGTGCTCGGCTTCACGTTGCTGATATCGATTATTACCGGCGTGCTGTTCGGCCTGGCGCCGGCCATTCATTCGTCGAAAACCGATCTCAACGAGTCGTTAAAAGAGGGGGCGCGCGGCAGCAGTGAAGGCGGGCGGCGCATGTCACTGCGCGGCGCGCTGGTGACCGTCGAAGTCGCCATCGCCGTCGTCCTGCTGGTCGCCGCCGGCCTGCTGATTCAAAGCCTGTGGCGCTTGCAGGGCGTCGACGCCGGCATCAACCCGCACAACGTCATGACGTTTCAGCTCGGCGTGCCCGAAGTGAAGTACGGCGCGGAGAAGCAGGCGGAATTCTTCCGCCAGTTGCAGGCGCGGCTGGCGGCGCTGCCGGGCGTCGAAGCGGCCAGCGCCGTGACCCCGCTGCCGCTCAGCAACAGCAATATGTCGATCTCGTTTGAAACCGAAGGGCGGCCCCTGCCCGCAGGCCAGCGCCCCTCGTCCGCCTATCGCGCCGTCAGCCTCGATTACTTCCGCGCCATGGGCATACGGCTGGTCCAGGGGCGTGACTTCAACGAGCGTGACGGCTATAAGGCCACACCGGTCATCATCGTCAATGAGGAGTTCGTTAACAAATACTTTCCCGGCGAAGACCCCATCGGCAAGCGCCTGCGTCCGGGCATATCGGTTGATTCCAGGGGGTTGCAGTGGCGCGAGATCATCGGCGTCGTCGGCAACGTCCGCCACCGCGCCTTGAATCGCGACTTCACCCCGGAGTACTACATACCGGAATCGCAGATACCGTTCGATTCGATGACCCTGGTGGTGAAGACCGCGGGCGACCCGCGCGGCATCGTCAGCGCCGTCCGCGAAGAAGTCCGCAACATGGACAAGGACCTGCCGCTCTACAACATTCGCACGATGGAAGATTACCTGTCGGCGTCGGTGGCGCAGCCGCGGCTGATTGCGCTGCTGCTGATGATTTTCGCCGGCCTGGCGCTGCTGCTAACGGCCATCGGCTTGTATGGCGTCATGAGCTACTCTGTGGCGCAACGCACACATGAGATCGGCATCCGCATGGCGCTCGGCGCGCGGCCCAGGGACGTGCTGCGGCTGGTCGTCGGTCAAGGCATGATACTGGCCGGGGCGGGCGTCGCCATCGGCCTGGGGATCGCGTTCGTGGCAACACGGGTGATGGCTAGCTTGCTGTTCGGCATCGGCGCTAAAGACCCGCTGACCTTTGCGGCCATCGCGGTGATCATCGTAGGAGTGGCTCTGGCAGCCTGTTTCATCCCGGCCCGCCGCGCCACTCGCGTAGACCCGATGATCGCGCTGCGCTACGAATAG
- a CDS encoding ABC transporter permease, translated as MLQDLRYGLRMIRKAPGFTAIAVLSLALGIGANTALFSVVDAMLLKKLPVKEPERLALLQAQWGKNFSPGSYSGSNQRDPDTGLTVGTSFPFQTYQHLREQESALSEVFAFSDMSFNVNADGQAEVAYGQVVSGNYFEGLGVPPLIGRTISDEDDRAGASPVAVISYRYWQRRFSGDPAVIDRQIDLNNIAFTIVGVTPAGFDGTAQVGYSLDVTIPLAWEAQITPERSNMKNQVWWLRLMGRLKPGATFEQARADLETAFTQSVLEHRQAYQAQRVAEGRPAAKPLAPEDYPRLAVVSGSQGEMNLRQFYAKSLYLLLGVVGLVLLVACANVANLLLARATSRQKEIAVRLAMGAGRGRLVRQLLTESVLLAVIAGALGVLLAMWIKDGLLAVSDWGRGMNALNPALDLRVLGFTFLLSLLTGLLFGIAPAWRSTRVDLTPALKDSGRGSSAASRSWLSKSLIVAQVAVSLLLLIGAGLLLRTLLNLQKVEAGFNQQNLLLFRIDPGLIGYKAERLTTLYKDLSEHIEAVPGVRIATFSRVPLLSQSMSSRSVTLPGVAPPAEGERSPTDNIYVHTVRENFLEAMQIPLLAGRSFTAHDDTTAPRVAIVNQTFANLCFPDESPIGKRFGFDPRKPAEIEIIGLARDAKYARQRDDIPPTIYVSWQQELRTLSSATFEVRTVGEPTATVAAIRQAVSEVDGNLPIHDVKTQVEQSEQTLAQERLFAKLLTIFGLLAQQLAAIGLYGVMAYGVAQRRHEIGIRMALGATSSDVLKMILRQGMGLTLAGIALGIVSAYVLTKYLQSLTSMLYGVRAADPLTFAAVAVLLGLVAFAACYIPARRATRVDPMVALRYE; from the coding sequence ATGCTGCAAGACCTGCGTTACGGGCTGCGAATGATTCGCAAAGCGCCCGGCTTTACAGCCATCGCCGTGCTATCGCTGGCGCTCGGCATCGGCGCGAACACGGCCTTGTTCAGCGTCGTTGACGCGATGCTGTTGAAGAAACTGCCGGTCAAAGAGCCTGAGCGGCTGGCGCTCCTTCAGGCGCAGTGGGGGAAGAATTTCAGCCCCGGCAGTTACAGCGGCAGCAACCAGCGCGACCCGGATACGGGTCTGACCGTCGGCACCTCTTTCCCTTTTCAAACCTATCAGCATTTGCGCGAGCAGGAGAGCGCCTTGTCCGAAGTCTTCGCCTTCTCGGATATGAGCTTCAATGTGAACGCCGACGGACAGGCCGAGGTCGCCTATGGCCAGGTGGTGTCAGGCAATTACTTTGAAGGGCTCGGCGTGCCGCCGCTCATCGGTCGCACGATCAGCGACGAAGACGACCGCGCCGGCGCCAGCCCCGTGGCGGTCATCAGCTATCGCTACTGGCAGCGGCGCTTCAGCGGCGACCCGGCGGTCATCGACCGCCAGATCGACCTCAACAACATCGCTTTCACCATCGTCGGCGTTACCCCGGCAGGCTTCGATGGGACAGCGCAGGTCGGCTATTCCCTGGACGTCACCATTCCGCTTGCCTGGGAAGCCCAGATCACCCCTGAGCGTTCGAACATGAAGAATCAGGTGTGGTGGCTGCGCTTGATGGGGCGGCTGAAACCCGGCGCGACCTTCGAGCAGGCGCGCGCCGACCTGGAGACAGCCTTTACACAATCGGTGCTTGAGCATCGCCAGGCATATCAAGCGCAGCGGGTGGCCGAGGGGCGGCCGGCGGCCAAGCCGCTGGCCCCGGAAGATTATCCGCGCCTCGCGGTGGTCTCCGGCAGCCAGGGCGAGATGAACCTGCGGCAGTTCTACGCCAAGTCGCTTTACTTACTTTTGGGCGTTGTCGGCCTGGTGTTGCTGGTCGCCTGCGCCAACGTCGCCAATCTGCTGCTTGCCCGCGCCACGTCAAGGCAGAAAGAGATCGCCGTGCGGTTGGCGATGGGCGCGGGGCGCGGGCGACTCGTCCGTCAACTGCTGACTGAAAGCGTCCTGCTGGCGGTGATCGCCGGGGCGCTCGGCGTCTTGCTGGCCATGTGGATCAAGGACGGCTTGCTGGCCGTGAGCGATTGGGGCAGAGGGATGAATGCTCTCAACCCGGCGCTCGACCTGCGCGTGCTCGGCTTCACGTTCCTGTTGTCGTTGCTGACCGGGCTGCTCTTCGGCATCGCGCCGGCCTGGCGCTCGACGCGGGTTGACCTGACGCCGGCGCTCAAAGACAGCGGCAGGGGTTCGAGCGCCGCGTCGCGTTCGTGGCTAAGCAAATCTTTGATCGTCGCACAGGTAGCCGTATCGCTGTTGTTGTTGATCGGCGCCGGCCTGCTGCTGCGCACTCTGCTCAACCTGCAAAAGGTCGAAGCCGGATTCAATCAACAGAACCTCTTGCTCTTCCGCATTGATCCCGGCCTGATCGGCTACAAAGCCGAGCGCCTGACGACGCTCTACAAAGACTTGTCCGAGCATATCGAAGCGGTGCCCGGCGTGCGCATCGCGACCTTCTCGCGCGTGCCGCTGCTGTCGCAAAGCATGAGCAGCCGCTCGGTAACGCTGCCGGGCGTCGCGCCGCCTGCGGAGGGCGAGCGCAGCCCGACTGACAACATCTACGTGCATACCGTGCGCGAAAACTTTCTCGAAGCCATGCAGATCCCCTTGCTCGCCGGTCGCAGCTTCACGGCGCATGACGACACCACGGCGCCACGGGTCGCCATCGTCAATCAGACTTTCGCGAACCTTTGCTTCCCGGACGAAAGTCCCATCGGCAAACGCTTCGGCTTCGACCCGCGCAAGCCCGCGGAGATCGAGATCATCGGCCTCGCCCGCGATGCCAAATACGCCCGCCAGCGCGATGACATTCCGCCGACGATCTACGTCTCCTGGCAACAGGAGCTGCGCACCCTCAGCAGCGCCACCTTCGAGGTGCGCACCGTCGGCGAGCCGACGGCCACGGTCGCCGCCATTCGCCAGGCCGTGAGCGAGGTGGATGGCAACCTGCCGATCCATGACGTCAAGACGCAGGTTGAACAGTCCGAGCAGACGCTGGCGCAGGAGCGGCTGTTTGCGAAGCTGCTGACGATCTTCGGGCTGCTGGCGCAACAGCTCGCGGCCATCGGGTTGTATGGCGTGATGGCGTATGGCGTGGCACAGCGCCGGCACGAGATCGGTATCCGCATGGCACTGGGCGCGACTTCGAGCGACGTGCTGAAGATGATCCTGCGGCAAGGCATGGGGTTGACGCTCGCGGGCATCGCGCTCGGCATCGTCAGCGCTTACGTGCTGACGAAATACTTGCAGAGCCTGACCAGCATGTTATACGGCGTGCGCGCCGCCGACCCGCTGACTTTCGCGGCAGTTGCCGTGTTGCTGGGGCTGGTGGCATTCGCCGCCTGTTACATCCCTGCGCGCCGTGCTACCCGCGTTGACCCAATGGTGGCGCTGCGATACGAATGA
- a CDS encoding ABC transporter permease, which produces MQTMLQDLRYGARMLRKKPGFTLVAIITLALGIGANTAIFTVIYAVLLRPLPFNEPDRVVWMWGAVRDRVSRASVSPLDFLDYRARNQSFDEFAASISIPISFNLTGSGEPERLSGAVVTTNYFAALGVNPMLGRAFISEEEQAGHDRVIILSHGLWQRRFGADPAIIDRTLTLDGQSLTVIGVMPPKIRFPYDADLWRPMSFDAAPEMKQRRAHFLRPLGRLKAGVTVQQAQAEIDTIAGQLEAQYPETNTKWSMLLVPLQERIVGDIRPTLWVLLGAVAFVLLIACSNVANLLLARASSRQREIAIRLAMGASRWRIVRQMLTESLVLAFAGGVLGILLAWWGVDILLSFSDASIPRAAEIGVNATVLVFTLAVSLITGTLFGLVPALGASRPDLHDTLKEGSRSVSGARHRLRSLLVIAESALAVVLLIGAGLLIKSFVKLQQVGPGFEAEHVLTMRLDLPRSKSAEQVADFYDQLQQRVAGLAGVEAVGMVSELPLTGQPNDAPFAIEGRTLEAPDQRPNADFRRVNHDYFRALRIPLLKGRQFTEQEARQGAGVAIISERLAQQYFPDEEPLGKYLAFDFNKQLRFEIVGIVGDVRHRALAQDTYPALYVPSLSIPWTNLVIRSANDPANLAAAVRKEVGALDAQQPIAAIKPMAQWLSESVAQPRFRTLLLGVFAAIALLLSVIGIYGVMSYVVAQRTREVGIRMALGASRRDVLRLVVGQGMKLAIAGVALGLGAAYGLTRLLASLLYEVSATDPATFIAIALLLAGVALAACFVPARRATKVDPMVALRYE; this is translated from the coding sequence ATGCAAACGATGCTGCAAGACCTGCGATATGGGGCGCGCATGCTGCGCAAGAAGCCGGGCTTTACGCTGGTGGCGATCATTACACTGGCGCTTGGCATCGGCGCGAACACGGCGATCTTCACGGTGATCTACGCGGTGCTGTTGCGTCCGCTGCCGTTTAACGAGCCCGACCGCGTGGTCTGGATGTGGGGCGCGGTGCGCGACCGCGTCAGCCGTGCCAGCGTCTCGCCGCTCGACTTCCTCGATTACCGCGCCCGCAATCAGAGCTTCGACGAATTCGCCGCCTCGATTTCGATTCCCATTTCATTCAACCTGACGGGCAGCGGCGAGCCCGAACGCCTGAGCGGCGCGGTGGTGACGACGAATTATTTCGCCGCGCTCGGCGTCAACCCGATGCTGGGGCGGGCCTTCATCAGCGAAGAAGAACAGGCGGGCCACGACCGCGTCATCATTCTCAGCCACGGCTTGTGGCAAAGGCGTTTCGGCGCCGACCCGGCGATCATTGATCGTACCCTCACCCTCGACGGCCAGAGCCTCACGGTCATCGGCGTTATGCCGCCGAAGATACGCTTCCCATACGACGCCGACCTGTGGCGGCCTATGAGCTTCGATGCGGCTCCCGAAATGAAGCAGCGACGCGCGCACTTCTTGCGTCCCCTCGGGCGGCTCAAGGCGGGCGTCACCGTGCAGCAGGCGCAGGCCGAGATAGACACCATCGCCGGTCAATTAGAAGCGCAATACCCGGAGACCAATACCAAGTGGTCGATGTTGCTGGTGCCGCTTCAAGAGCGCATCGTTGGCGACATTCGTCCGACGCTCTGGGTGCTGCTCGGCGCGGTCGCCTTCGTGCTGCTGATCGCTTGTAGCAACGTGGCGAACCTGCTGCTGGCGCGCGCCTCGTCGCGCCAGAGAGAGATTGCCATCCGCCTGGCTATGGGCGCGAGTCGCTGGCGCATCGTCCGGCAGATGCTGACTGAGAGTCTCGTACTTGCGTTCGCCGGCGGCGTGCTTGGCATCTTGCTGGCGTGGTGGGGCGTTGACATTCTGCTCAGCTTCAGCGACGCGAGCATCCCGCGGGCCGCCGAGATCGGCGTTAACGCGACCGTGCTCGTCTTCACGCTGGCCGTTTCACTGATCACCGGCACCCTCTTCGGGTTGGTGCCTGCGTTGGGGGCCTCGCGGCCTGACCTGCACGACACGCTCAAAGAGGGCAGCCGCAGCGTCAGCGGCGCGCGCCACCGATTGCGCAGCCTGCTGGTGATTGCCGAAAGCGCCCTGGCGGTAGTGCTGCTGATCGGCGCCGGCTTGCTGATTAAGAGCTTCGTCAAGCTGCAACAGGTCGGCCCCGGCTTTGAAGCGGAGCACGTCTTGACGATGCGCCTCGACCTGCCGCGCAGCAAGTCCGCCGAGCAGGTGGCAGATTTCTATGACCAGCTACAACAGCGCGTCGCGGGGCTGGCCGGCGTCGAAGCGGTCGGCATGGTGTCAGAGCTGCCTTTGACCGGCCAGCCCAATGACGCGCCGTTCGCTATCGAAGGGCGCACCCTCGAAGCTCCCGACCAGAGGCCCAACGCCGATTTCCGCCGCGTCAATCACGACTACTTCCGGGCCTTGCGCATCCCGCTGCTCAAGGGGCGACAGTTCACCGAGCAAGAAGCGCGTCAGGGCGCGGGCGTGGCGATCATCAGTGAGCGGCTGGCGCAGCAGTACTTCCCCGATGAAGAACCGCTAGGCAAGTATCTAGCGTTTGACTTCAACAAGCAGCTGCGATTTGAAATCGTCGGCATCGTCGGCGACGTGCGCCATCGGGCGCTGGCGCAAGACACCTACCCGGCGTTGTACGTGCCGTCGCTTTCGATCCCGTGGACGAATCTGGTCATCCGCTCGGCGAATGATCCGGCAAACCTTGCCGCCGCCGTGCGCAAAGAGGTCGGCGCGCTCGATGCGCAGCAACCGATTGCGGCGATCAAGCCGATGGCGCAATGGCTCTCGGAATCGGTCGCGCAGCCGCGCTTCCGCACCCTCTTGCTCGGTGTCTTTGCGGCCATCGCGCTGCTGCTTTCGGTGATCGGCATCTACGGCGTGATGAGTTATGTGGTCGCGCAGCGGACACGCGAGGTCGGCATTCGCATGGCGCTCGGCGCCAGCCGCCGCGACGTGCTGAGACTGGTCGTCGGACAGGGTATGAAGCTGGCGATTGCGGGCGTCGCCCTCGGCCTGGGGGCCGCCTATGGCCTGACGCGATTGCTGGCGAGCCTGCTCTACGAAGTGAGCGCCACAGACCCCGCGACCTTTATCGCCATCGCCTTGCTGCTGGCAGGAGTGGCTCTGGCAGCCTGTTTCGTGCCGGCTCGCCGCGCCACGAAGGTAGACCCGATGGTGGCGCTGCGCTACGAATAG
- a CDS encoding ABC transporter permease → MQTLLQDIRYGARMLMRNPTFTAVAVVALALGIGANAAIFSVVNAVLLRPLPYAEPDRLMMIRETKLPQFPEFSVAPGNFLEWQKQNTVFERLVAINSSAFNLIGAGEPERLQGQRVSDGFFAMLGAKPALGRDFLAEEDQPGHNQVVIISHGLWQRRFGGDPNVLGQAITLNGLSYTIIGVMPPDFRYGGQTTELWTPVGFTADQAQQHGAHYIGVVGRLKPGVTVEQARTEMVAIAARLSEQFPGPLTGWSVRVEPMLDYTVRSIKLALYVLLGAVGFVLLIACANVANLLMARATSRQKEIAVRTALGASRWRIVRQLLTESVLLAVIGGVIGMVLAVWGKDLLLSLAPEDLPRVRDAALDGWVLAFTGGITLLTGLIFGVVPALQASKPNLNETLKDAGRGSTEGGHRHLIRSLLVILEVATALVLLVGAGLLIKSFLRLQNVDPGFNPDNALMVKIALPGKKYNEPDQQAAFYNQLLEKVSQLPGVEAAGAAVVLPLDNDFLLGFEIEGRPPLPADQDQSTNYYSVTPGYFKAMGIPLRRGRLFDDRDRKNATRVIIINEEMARRLFPDEDPLGKRIHVTMGEKLYREVVGVVGDVKQNGLDQKTPLETYEPFAQQPFSSMSLVVRAAGDPTALSNAIRGEVLSIDKDQPVSSIKPLTELVRSSIAQQRFAMLLLGVFAAVAMLLAVVGIYGVMSYSVTQRTHEIGIRMALGASPRNVLRLVVGHGMRLALIGVALGLSIAFLVTRIMASLLFGVSATDLMTFTVFSVSLTAVALVACLVPARRALKVDPMVALRYE, encoded by the coding sequence ATGCAAACACTGCTGCAAGACATTCGCTACGGGGCGCGCATGCTGATGCGCAACCCGACCTTCACCGCCGTCGCGGTCGTCGCCCTGGCTTTAGGTATCGGCGCCAACGCGGCGATCTTCTCGGTCGTCAACGCCGTGTTGCTCCGTCCGCTGCCCTATGCGGAGCCGGATCGCTTGATGATGATCCGCGAGACCAAGTTGCCGCAGTTCCCCGAATTCTCTGTCGCGCCCGGCAACTTTCTCGAATGGCAGAAACAGAACACCGTCTTCGAGCGCCTGGTGGCAATCAACAGTAGCGCCTTCAACCTGATCGGCGCGGGCGAGCCTGAGCGGCTGCAAGGGCAGCGCGTCAGCGACGGTTTCTTCGCTATGCTCGGCGCCAAGCCGGCGCTCGGTCGTGACTTTCTCGCCGAAGAAGACCAGCCCGGACACAACCAGGTCGTGATCATCAGTCATGGCTTATGGCAGCGGCGCTTCGGCGGCGACCCGAATGTCCTGGGCCAGGCCATCACGCTCAATGGATTGAGCTACACCATCATCGGCGTGATGCCGCCGGACTTTCGCTATGGTGGTCAGACGACTGAGTTGTGGACGCCTGTGGGGTTCACCGCCGATCAAGCGCAGCAGCACGGCGCGCATTATATCGGCGTCGTCGGGCGGCTCAAGCCGGGTGTCACGGTCGAGCAGGCGCGCACCGAGATGGTCGCCATCGCCGCACGGCTGTCCGAACAATTTCCCGGCCCGCTCACGGGTTGGAGCGTCAGGGTTGAGCCGATGCTCGACTACACCGTCCGCAGCATCAAGCTGGCGCTCTATGTATTGTTGGGCGCGGTCGGCTTCGTCCTGTTGATCGCCTGCGCCAACGTCGCCAACTTGCTGATGGCGCGCGCCACCTCGCGGCAGAAAGAGATCGCCGTGCGCACAGCGCTTGGCGCGAGCCGCTGGCGCATCGTCCGCCAGTTGCTGACCGAAAGCGTGCTGCTCGCCGTGATCGGCGGCGTGATCGGCATGGTGCTCGCCGTCTGGGGCAAAGACCTGCTGCTGTCGCTTGCGCCCGAAGACCTGCCGCGCGTGCGCGACGCGGCGCTCGACGGCTGGGTGCTCGCCTTCACCGGCGGCATCACGCTGCTGACCGGCTTGATCTTCGGAGTGGTGCCGGCGTTGCAAGCGTCAAAGCCGAACCTCAACGAGACGTTGAAAGACGCCGGGCGCGGCTCAACCGAAGGCGGTCACCGCCACTTGATTCGCAGCCTGCTGGTCATCCTTGAAGTCGCGACGGCGCTGGTGCTGCTGGTCGGCGCGGGCTTACTGATCAAGAGCTTTCTGCGCTTGCAGAATGTCGACCCCGGTTTCAATCCCGACAACGCCTTGATGGTGAAGATCGCGCTGCCGGGCAAGAAATACAACGAGCCGGATCAGCAGGCCGCTTTCTATAATCAGCTGCTCGAAAAAGTTTCGCAGTTGCCCGGCGTCGAGGCCGCCGGCGCGGCGGTCGTCCTGCCGCTCGACAACGACTTCCTGCTCGGCTTCGAGATCGAAGGCCGCCCGCCGCTGCCCGCCGATCAGGATCAGAGCACGAACTACTACTCGGTGACGCCAGGTTACTTTAAAGCGATGGGCATCCCGCTGCGCCGTGGGCGACTGTTCGACGACCGCGACCGCAAGAACGCGACGCGCGTCATCATCATCAACGAGGAGATGGCGCGACGACTCTTCCCCGACGAAGACCCGCTCGGCAAGCGCATCCATGTGACGATGGGCGAGAAGCTTTATCGTGAAGTCGTCGGCGTCGTCGGCGACGTCAAGCAGAATGGGTTGGATCAGAAGACGCCGCTTGAAACCTACGAGCCGTTCGCGCAACAGCCGTTCTCATCAATGTCGCTGGTCGTCCGCGCCGCCGGCGACCCGACCGCGTTGAGCAATGCCATTCGCGGTGAAGTATTGAGCATTGACAAAGACCAGCCGGTCTCAAGCATCAAGCCGCTCACCGAACTGGTGCGCTCGTCCATCGCGCAGCAGCGTTTCGCGATGTTGTTGCTGGGCGTCTTTGCGGCGGTGGCGATGTTGTTGGCGGTGGTCGGTATTTATGGCGTGATGTCGTATTCGGTGACGCAACGCACGCACGAGATCGGCATCCGCATGGCCCTGGGCGCGAGTCCGCGCAACGTGCTGCGGCTGGTCGTCGGGCACGGGATGCGGCTGGCATTGATCGGCGTGGCGCTCGGATTGAGCATCGCCTTCCTGGTGACGCGCATCATGGCGAGCTTGCTATTCGGCGTCAGCGCCACCGACCTGATGACCTTCACCGTCTTTTCCGTATCGTTGACCGCCGTGGCGCTGGTCGCCTGCCTGGTGCCGGCTCGCCGCGCCTTGAAGGTAGACCCGATGGTGGCGCTGCGCTACGAATAG